In the genome of Nocardioides seonyuensis, one region contains:
- a CDS encoding MCE family protein: protein MRISFSERNPAWIGVIGMVVLTVLCGMTFYSDSLPGVAGKTYSAEVAESAGITDGAEVRVAGVKVGKVSDVRLDGAKVIVEFRAKGVSLGEDTRAAIKIKSLLGQKYLALTPAGDGELDGPIPLERTTVPYDVALAFEDLSRNVGAIKTERMAKSFDVLADSFERTPKALRQMLEGMSALATTISKRDDELASLMQSSAEITGVFSGLSTEIESLLNDGDLLLDELAARREAIHELLVGTQRLSTQLTALVRENEDELSPALAKLDKVSRILNRNHSEIDQAMKLIGPYYRMLNSATGTGRWIDGYVCGLFDEDKRPELDPGAERNCNPGRRNS, encoded by the coding sequence ATGAGAATCTCCTTCAGCGAGCGCAACCCGGCCTGGATCGGGGTCATCGGCATGGTGGTGCTCACCGTGCTGTGCGGCATGACGTTCTACTCCGACTCGCTCCCCGGCGTGGCCGGGAAGACCTACTCGGCCGAGGTGGCCGAGTCGGCCGGCATCACCGACGGCGCCGAGGTGCGGGTCGCCGGCGTGAAGGTCGGCAAGGTCAGCGACGTGCGCCTCGACGGCGCCAAGGTCATCGTGGAGTTCCGCGCCAAGGGCGTCTCGCTCGGCGAGGACACCCGCGCCGCGATCAAGATCAAGTCGCTCCTCGGCCAGAAGTACCTCGCCCTCACCCCCGCAGGTGACGGCGAGCTCGACGGCCCGATCCCGTTGGAGCGCACGACGGTGCCCTACGACGTCGCACTCGCGTTCGAGGACCTCTCGCGCAACGTCGGCGCCATCAAGACCGAGCGGATGGCCAAGAGCTTCGACGTGCTCGCCGATTCCTTCGAGCGCACCCCCAAGGCCCTGCGCCAGATGCTCGAGGGGATGTCGGCGCTGGCGACCACGATCTCCAAGCGTGATGACGAGCTCGCCTCGCTCATGCAGTCCTCCGCCGAGATCACCGGCGTCTTCTCCGGCCTCAGCACCGAGATCGAGTCCCTCCTCAACGACGGCGACCTGCTCCTCGACGAGCTCGCGGCCCGGCGCGAGGCCATCCACGAGCTTCTCGTGGGCACCCAGCGTCTCAGCACCCAGCTGACCGCCTTGGTGCGTGAGAACGAGGACGAGCTCAGCCCCGCCCTCGCCAAGCTCGACAAGGTGAGCCGCATCCTCAACCGCAACCACAGCGAGATCGACCAGGCCATGAAGCTCATCGGCCCCTACTACCGGATGCTCAACTCCGCGACGGGCACCGGTCGCTGGATCGACGGCTACGTCTGCGGCCTCTTCGACGAGGACAAGCGTCCCGAGCTCGACCCCGGCGCCGAGCGCAACTGCAACCCCGGCAGGAGGAACTCCTGA
- a CDS encoding MCE family protein translates to MRSVIGPLWKSVAFILCTVLATGVLAATIRNSSSVEGTPYKAVFSDVTSLNEGDDVRMAGVRIGQVTDIEVSGAEEATVSLAVDPDIELSSSVTAAIRFRNLIGQRYISLDQGTGASGPGLAAGSKIGLDRTEPALDLTALFNGFRPLFRLLSPEDINKLSFQIIKVFQGEGSTVEGLISSTASLTQTLASRDEVIGDVVTNLNTLLTTMNGRTTELQTVISSLQSLVSGLSDDRAVLGGAVTSIGNLTNSLSGLVEQARPPLKADIKHLDTLSGNLAAEGKLIDRTLGNLPKKLDALARTASYGSWVNFYLCEVGGRIPVPEGYLGSVGATTNVSRCGA, encoded by the coding sequence ATGAGGTCCGTGATCGGCCCGCTCTGGAAGAGCGTGGCGTTCATCCTGTGCACCGTGCTCGCCACCGGCGTGCTGGCGGCCACGATCCGCAACTCCAGCTCGGTGGAGGGCACCCCCTACAAGGCCGTCTTCAGCGACGTCACCAGCCTCAACGAGGGTGACGACGTGCGCATGGCCGGGGTCCGCATCGGCCAGGTGACCGACATCGAGGTGAGCGGCGCCGAGGAGGCCACCGTCTCGCTCGCCGTCGACCCCGACATCGAGCTCTCCTCCAGCGTCACCGCCGCGATCCGCTTCCGCAACCTCATCGGCCAGCGCTACATCTCCCTGGACCAGGGCACCGGCGCCTCCGGGCCTGGTCTGGCGGCCGGGTCGAAGATCGGCCTGGACCGCACGGAGCCGGCCCTCGACCTGACTGCCCTGTTCAACGGCTTCCGCCCGCTCTTCCGGCTGCTCTCCCCCGAGGACATCAACAAGCTGTCCTTCCAGATCATCAAGGTCTTCCAGGGCGAGGGCTCCACCGTCGAGGGGCTGATCTCCAGCACCGCCTCGCTCACCCAGACCCTTGCGTCGCGTGACGAGGTGATCGGAGACGTCGTCACCAACCTCAACACCCTGCTGACGACCATGAACGGCCGGACCACCGAGCTCCAGACGGTGATCTCCTCGCTCCAGAGCCTCGTGTCCGGGCTCTCCGACGACCGCGCCGTCCTCGGCGGCGCCGTGACGAGCATCGGCAACCTCACCAACAGCCTCAGCGGCCTCGTCGAGCAGGCTCGTCCGCCGCTCAAGGCCGACATCAAGCACCTCGACACCCTCTCGGGCAACCTCGCCGCCGAGGGCAAGCTGATCGACCGCACCCTGGGCAACCTGCCCAAGAAGCTCGACGCGCTCGCGCGCACCGCCAGCTACGGCTCGTGGGTCAACTTCTACCTGTGCGAGGTCGGCGGCCGCATCCCGGTGCCCGAGGGCTACCTCGGCTCCGTCGGCGCCACGACCAACGTGAGCAGGTGCGGAGCATGA